A genomic window from Glaciihabitans sp. INWT7 includes:
- a CDS encoding ABC transporter permease yields MRFVLRRFGFYLIAFWASLTLNFLLPRLMPGDPVGRMFAQLAGQLRPDQLQALRRLFGLDNQPVLLQYVRYIGDVFTGQLGISISRFPTPVSDVIGSEIGWTILLGATALVIAAILGTVLGVVAAWRRGGLVDSVLPPTLLFIGSFPYFWLAMGALYLFGSILNWFPTSHSFSAGSVPSLSGSFVWDVLAHLVLPALTIVIVSVGGWMLGMRNTMIATTAEDYITMAEAKGLRSGRIMYRYAARNALLPTITSFGMSFGFIVGGALLTEVVFAYPGVGFQLFSAVQSLDYPLMQGIFLTITAAVLIANFLVDVVYVFLDPRVRVN; encoded by the coding sequence ATGCGTTTCGTACTACGACGATTCGGCTTTTACCTGATCGCGTTCTGGGCATCGCTCACGCTCAACTTTCTGCTGCCACGGCTCATGCCGGGCGATCCCGTCGGACGCATGTTTGCGCAATTGGCCGGGCAGCTCCGACCGGATCAACTGCAAGCACTTCGCAGGCTATTCGGGCTCGATAACCAACCAGTCCTTTTGCAGTACGTGCGCTACATTGGCGACGTCTTTACCGGTCAACTGGGCATCTCCATTTCGCGATTCCCCACCCCCGTCTCCGACGTGATCGGTTCTGAGATCGGTTGGACGATCCTTCTCGGTGCGACGGCTCTCGTCATTGCGGCTATTCTCGGCACAGTTCTCGGAGTCGTTGCGGCCTGGCGCCGAGGCGGCCTCGTCGACTCAGTTTTGCCGCCGACCCTCCTATTCATCGGCTCTTTTCCATACTTCTGGCTTGCGATGGGCGCGCTGTATCTATTTGGAAGTATCCTCAATTGGTTTCCGACGAGCCATTCATTTTCAGCCGGCTCAGTTCCGAGTCTCAGCGGCAGTTTTGTCTGGGATGTGCTCGCGCATCTCGTGCTCCCCGCGCTTACCATCGTCATCGTCTCGGTAGGCGGCTGGATGCTGGGCATGCGAAACACCATGATCGCAACCACGGCCGAGGACTACATCACAATGGCCGAAGCGAAGGGACTGCGCTCCGGCAGGATCATGTATCGCTATGCAGCAAGGAATGCACTGTTGCCGACGATCACCTCCTTCGGGATGTCATTCGGCTTCATCGTCGGCGGCGCGCTCCTCACCGAAGTGGTCTTCGCCTATCCGGGCGTGGGATTCCAACTGTTCTCGGCGGTTCAGTCTTTGGACTATCCGCTCATGCAAGGGATTTTCCTGACAATTACCGCGGCTGTGTTGATTGCCAATTTTCTGGTTGACGTCGTTTATGTCTTTCTCGACCCTCGCGTACGCGTCAATTGA
- a CDS encoding ABC transporter permease yields MTARARGGLWHGLLRSRKAVVGLVILAAFLTVAALTPVIFPGDASAYSAAISQPPSLAHLFGTTAKGQDVLALTMWGSRTSLLVGLSVGVAATLLGVLVGLVSAHYGGAIDEILSVITNIFLLIPGLPLLVVLAAFLPPGLTTIVFVLAITGWAGSARVLRAQALSLQGKEFVAAAKVTGERGASIIFREILPNMASVVMTTVVGCVIFGIGAQAGLEFLGLGDVNVVSWGSNLYWASNDGSLLVGSWWTFIPSGLSIALVAFALALINYGVDEVTNPRLRSNRKVKANG; encoded by the coding sequence ATGACCGCCCGAGCCCGCGGCGGACTTTGGCACGGCCTCCTCCGCAGCAGGAAGGCGGTGGTCGGCTTGGTCATCCTCGCCGCCTTTTTGACTGTCGCCGCATTGACCCCGGTTATCTTTCCGGGCGATGCAAGCGCGTACTCCGCAGCAATATCGCAGCCGCCGTCACTTGCACATCTATTCGGTACGACCGCAAAAGGTCAGGATGTACTAGCTCTCACGATGTGGGGCTCAAGGACATCGTTGCTCGTCGGCCTGTCGGTTGGCGTCGCGGCCACGCTCCTCGGAGTTTTGGTCGGCTTGGTTTCGGCGCACTACGGTGGCGCGATCGACGAGATTCTCTCCGTGATCACCAACATCTTTCTGTTGATCCCGGGTCTTCCGCTTCTGGTTGTGCTCGCCGCTTTTTTGCCGCCGGGACTGACGACGATCGTGTTCGTACTTGCAATCACGGGCTGGGCAGGTTCCGCAAGAGTACTGAGAGCGCAAGCGCTCTCCCTCCAAGGCAAAGAATTTGTCGCTGCGGCAAAAGTCACGGGCGAGCGGGGCGCGTCAATCATATTTCGAGAGATTCTGCCGAACATGGCTTCCGTCGTAATGACGACTGTCGTTGGATGCGTCATATTCGGCATAGGCGCCCAAGCTGGTCTCGAGTTTCTCGGTCTCGGCGATGTCAACGTCGTGAGTTGGGGGAGCAACCTCTACTGGGCAAGCAACGACGGTTCGCTTCTGGTCGGGTCGTGGTGGACGTTCATTCCATCGGGTCTATCGATTGCCCTTGTCGCGTTCGCGCTCGCGCTAATCAACTACGGGGTCGACGAAGTCACCAACCCTCGATTGCGCTCCAATCGAAAGGTAAAAGCAAATGGTTAA
- a CDS encoding ABC transporter ATP-binding protein, which yields MVNGRAAAAEAARNFGEPLLSVQNLTVTYERVGQTVVAVDDVSFDIWPGEIFGLAGESGCGKSTVASAIMRLLKSSGRVSSGSIWFKGANVLAMNPEELRQFRWQETAMVFQSAMNSLNPVMTVGAQIADVLWTHKGIRRQEAGIRGLELLELVGIDPSRIGSYPHQLSGGMRQRAVIAIALALNPALLIMDEPTTALDVVVQQEILQNIQNLKQTLNFAVLFITHDVSLMLQLTSQMAVMYAGKLVEVSATGNMLDGALHPYSQALLAAFPPLTGPRLPLVGIPDAPPNMAHPPSGCRFHPRCPFAFDRCREEVPKLIESEHQHAAACHLVGDVAGSPASIGGSR from the coding sequence ATGGTTAACGGTCGAGCAGCCGCTGCTGAAGCGGCCCGAAATTTCGGCGAGCCTTTGCTCTCGGTCCAGAATCTCACGGTGACGTATGAGAGGGTCGGCCAAACTGTCGTTGCGGTCGATGACGTCAGTTTTGACATCTGGCCGGGCGAAATCTTCGGATTGGCGGGCGAATCCGGCTGCGGCAAGTCGACCGTCGCGAGCGCGATCATGCGGCTCCTCAAATCATCGGGCCGAGTCAGTTCGGGCAGCATTTGGTTCAAAGGCGCGAACGTGTTGGCGATGAACCCGGAGGAGCTACGTCAATTCCGTTGGCAGGAAACAGCAATGGTCTTTCAGAGCGCCATGAATTCCCTCAATCCCGTCATGACGGTCGGTGCACAGATCGCAGACGTTCTATGGACTCACAAAGGCATTCGGCGTCAAGAGGCAGGAATAAGAGGACTTGAGCTTCTCGAACTGGTCGGAATCGATCCGTCCCGAATCGGCTCGTACCCGCACCAACTTTCCGGGGGCATGCGTCAGCGCGCGGTGATTGCGATCGCTCTCGCGCTGAACCCGGCCTTGCTGATCATGGACGAGCCTACGACGGCGCTCGACGTTGTTGTGCAACAGGAGATCCTTCAGAACATTCAGAATCTGAAACAAACGCTCAATTTCGCCGTGTTGTTCATAACCCACGATGTGTCGCTCATGCTGCAGCTGACCTCCCAAATGGCCGTCATGTACGCAGGGAAACTCGTGGAAGTGTCTGCCACTGGAAACATGCTCGACGGCGCGCTGCACCCGTACTCTCAGGCGCTGTTGGCAGCGTTTCCTCCATTGACCGGCCCGCGGTTACCACTGGTAGGCATCCCGGATGCGCCGCCCAATATGGCTCACCCGCCGAGCGGCTGCCGATTCCATCCGCGCTGCCCGTTTGCGTTCGACCGGTGCCGGGAAGAGGTACCAAAGCTCATTGAATCCGAGCACCAGCACGCCGCCGCCTGCCACCTTGTGGGAGACGTCGCCGGGAGCCCGGCATCTATTGGGGGTTCGCGATGA
- a CDS encoding ABC transporter ATP-binding protein: protein MKDVSFDLRRGEIVGLVGESGSGKSTIARILARLEQPSAGEILFEGEDLLKYERRGASRSYRRRVQMVFQDPFASLNPAKRVEQILQRPLVVHRKASGRTEVHERIIQIMDTVGLSENMLWSFPHELSGGQRQRVAIARVLAVDPEIILADEPTSMLDVSVRIGILNLIRQICTERSISMLYITHDLASARYIADTTIVMLDGRLIEGGESLELMTNPMHPYTRRLLAAVPDPRKDLSLVPNFHSAPGWRGAPTQLQWFSSAHWASMPSSTLRTSR from the coding sequence GTGAAGGATGTCTCGTTCGATCTCAGGCGGGGCGAAATCGTCGGCCTGGTTGGAGAATCCGGTAGCGGCAAGAGCACTATCGCCAGAATCCTGGCGCGGCTGGAACAGCCAAGTGCGGGTGAGATCTTATTCGAAGGAGAGGATCTTCTCAAGTACGAACGTCGCGGTGCGTCTAGGTCGTATCGACGACGCGTTCAAATGGTGTTTCAAGATCCGTTCGCATCGCTTAACCCAGCGAAGCGCGTCGAGCAAATCCTGCAGCGACCGTTGGTCGTTCATCGCAAAGCGAGCGGTCGCACCGAGGTTCACGAGCGCATAATTCAGATAATGGACACGGTCGGGCTGAGCGAAAACATGCTCTGGAGTTTTCCGCACGAGCTCAGCGGTGGTCAGCGGCAGCGGGTGGCAATTGCAAGAGTGCTGGCCGTCGATCCGGAAATCATTCTGGCGGACGAGCCGACTTCAATGCTGGACGTTTCCGTGCGAATCGGGATCCTCAACCTGATCCGCCAAATCTGTACTGAACGCTCCATTTCGATGCTCTACATCACCCATGATCTCGCCTCGGCGCGATACATTGCGGACACTACCATCGTCATGTTGGACGGAAGGTTGATCGAGGGCGGCGAGAGTCTCGAACTAATGACCAACCCAATGCATCCGTACACTCGACGGCTGCTCGCCGCGGTGCCGGATCCTCGGAAGGATCTGTCTCTGGTGCCGAACTTTCATTCCGCGCCCGGATGGCGTGGGGCGCCCACACAGCTTCAATGGTTTTCCTCGGCCCACTGGGCGTCCATGCCTTCCTCGACATTGAGAACATCGCGGTAG
- a CDS encoding helix-turn-helix domain-containing protein codes for MPRSLSPSVRRQIIEYDPLAADGPSVSEFCQRLNISRPSFYNIRRRFLHEGNTALNPRSSAPLNPVRIFDQQTTKVVLRTHHNAVKTPAHMGDTP; via the coding sequence GTGCCTAGATCCCTCTCTCCTTCAGTCCGCCGCCAGATTATCGAATATGACCCGCTTGCCGCCGACGGCCCCAGCGTCTCCGAATTCTGCCAACGCTTGAATATCAGCCGGCCGTCGTTTTACAACATTCGGCGCCGCTTCCTCCACGAAGGCAACACGGCACTGAATCCGCGCTCGTCGGCACCACTGAATCCGGTGCGGATATTCGACCAGCAGACGACCAAAGTTGTTCTGCGGACCCACCACAATGCCGTCAAAACACCCGCCCATATGGGAGACACGCCCTAG
- a CDS encoding transposase, translating to MIEELVLRTAPQLIESFGIGSNTAAEILIVVGDNPERIRSEAALAKLAGISPILASSGMTSGRHRINHGGHRELNAAIYRTGLLRGSRTVGPLKMRVY from the coding sequence ATGATCGAAGAGCTCGTTCTCCGGACCGCTCCACAGCTCATCGAGTCGTTCGGCATCGGATCTAACACCGCGGCGGAAATCCTTATCGTCGTCGGCGACAACCCCGAACGGATCCGATCTGAAGCGGCACTGGCGAAACTCGCGGGGATCAGCCCTATCCTCGCATCCTCCGGGATGACCTCCGGGCGGCACCGGATCAACCACGGCGGCCACCGGGAACTGAACGCCGCGATCTATCGCACTGGGCTGCTGCGGGGATCTCGGACAGTGGGCCCTCTTAAAATGAGGGTGTACTGA
- a CDS encoding IS3 family transposase (programmed frameshift) gives MSKERSAGKPTTRRYSPEEKASAVRMVRTLRAELGTEHGTVQRVALQLGYGVESVRMWVKQADVDEGRIAGVTTGEARRVRELEQENRELRRANEILKRAAFFLRGGARPPAPEVVTFIDANKDDVVEGRPLGVEPICALLQVAPSTYYAAKNRAPSARAVRDAVVTPELVTIWENNYRVYGVRKLWKAARRAGIDIGRDQTGRLMHAAGIEGATRSKRVKTTRADPAASRHPDLVHREFSAPGPNRLWVTDLTFVPTWAGVAYVCFIIDVFSRMIVGWRCASHMRTEMVLDAIEMARWGRGTHHEDLRCHSDAGSQFTSIRYGERLAEIGATPSIGTVGDSYDNALAETVNGYYKTELVRGPARPGPWKTVEDLELATLGWVHWHNTQRLHGYLGDIPPAEFETAFYAEQVDHQQEVEIK, from the exons ATGTCGAAAGAACGATCAGCGGGGAAGCCGACGACACGTCGGTATTCGCCGGAGGAGAAGGCCTCAGCGGTCAGGATGGTGCGGACGTTGCGAGCAGAGTTGGGGACTGAGCACGGGACTGTTCAACGCGTCGCGTTGCAGCTCGGTTACGGGGTCGAGTCGGTGCGGATGTGGGTCAAGCAGGCCGACGTCGATGAGGGTCGCATAGCGGGTGTGACGACGGGCGAGGCGCGGCGGGTTCGAGAGCTCGAGCAGGAGAATCGGGAACTTCGGCGGGCCAACGAGATACTCAAGCGGGCCGCGT TCTTTCTTCGGGGCGGAGCTCGACCGCCAGCACCGGAGGTAGTCACGTTCATCGACGCCAACAAGGACGATGTCGTCGAAGGTCGCCCGCTCGGAGTCGAGCCCATCTGTGCACTGTTGCAGGTGGCTCCGAGCACCTATTACGCCGCAAAGAATCGCGCCCCATCGGCGCGAGCTGTCCGCGACGCCGTCGTGACTCCGGAGTTGGTGACGATTTGGGAGAACAATTACCGCGTCTATGGGGTCCGCAAGCTCTGGAAGGCTGCACGTCGGGCCGGTATCGACATCGGTCGCGATCAGACGGGCCGGCTGATGCACGCCGCTGGCATCGAGGGCGCAACTCGGTCAAAACGGGTCAAGACAACGAGGGCTGATCCTGCCGCGTCCCGTCACCCGGATCTCGTCCACCGTGAGTTCAGCGCGCCCGGCCCGAACAGGCTCTGGGTCACCGATTTGACGTTCGTGCCGACCTGGGCCGGAGTCGCGTATGTCTGCTTCATCATCGACGTTTTCTCCCGGATGATCGTCGGCTGGAGGTGCGCCAGTCACATGCGCACCGAGATGGTCCTGGACGCGATCGAGATGGCTCGCTGGGGCCGCGGCACCCACCATGAGGACCTACGTTGCCACAGCGACGCAGGCAGTCAATTTACGTCCATTCGCTACGGGGAACGCCTTGCCGAGATCGGCGCGACACCATCAATCGGGACCGTCGGGGACTCGTATGACAATGCCCTGGCTGAGACGGTGAACGGTTACTACAAGACCGAACTCGTCCGCGGGCCCGCACGCCCAGGCCCCTGGAAAACAGTCGAAGACCTCGAACTCGCCACCCTCGGCTGGGTGCACTGGCACAACACGCAACGCCTCCACGGCTACCTCGGTGACATCCCTCCCGCCGAATTCGAGACAGCGTTCTATGCTGAACAAGTCGACCACCAGCAGGAGGTCGAAATCAAATAG
- a CDS encoding IS3 family transposase: protein MAEAVNNLYMTELIRQRGPWQKVEQVELATLEYVWWWNDQRIHGELDMQNPTEIESAYYIDQDSAQPAPAG, encoded by the coding sequence ATGGCAGAGGCCGTCAACAATCTCTACATGACAGAGCTGATCCGTCAGCGCGGCCCCTGGCAGAAGGTCGAGCAAGTCGAACTCGCCACCCTCGAATACGTGTGGTGGTGGAACGACCAACGAATCCACGGAGAGCTTGACATGCAAAACCCGACCGAGATCGAGAGCGCGTACTACATTGACCAAGATTCAGCCCAACCGGCACCCGCCGGATAA
- a CDS encoding IS256 family transposase → MSRDIQKHLRFDPETGRPLPAETDFAALAAELVESAKGQGIELTGPNGLLTGLTRQVLQTALEVEMSDHLGYDKHDFDGRNGQNSRNGSTPKTLRTEIGEVTVQIPRDRQGTFEPAIVPKYQRRIAGFDEAVVSLYAKGLTTGDIQAHLSDVYGQDISRELVSKVTDRVVADMEVWQARPLDPVYPVILIDAIVMKVRDGQVGNRPVYVALGIDLDGHRDVLGMWVGPTGGEGSKQWMNMLTELKNRGVADVLFVCCDGLKGLPDSILATWPMATVQTCVVHLVRNSLRFASRKYWKPIAERLKQVYQAPTVKAAEQRFDEFAKEWEPIYPAMIAMWRRSWGEFTPFLDYPLEIRKLIYTTNGIESLNARFRAATRRRGHFPNEQSALKVMYLAIIERRHNRANPTGEINGWKAILNTLAMTYGDRLGLN, encoded by the coding sequence ATGAGCAGAGATATTCAGAAGCATCTTCGCTTTGATCCTGAGACGGGCCGGCCGTTGCCGGCGGAGACCGATTTCGCCGCGTTAGCGGCGGAGCTCGTCGAGTCGGCTAAGGGGCAGGGCATCGAGTTGACTGGGCCGAATGGGCTCCTGACGGGGTTGACCCGGCAGGTGTTGCAGACAGCTCTTGAGGTCGAGATGTCTGACCATCTGGGTTATGACAAGCACGACTTCGACGGCCGCAACGGGCAGAACTCGAGGAACGGGTCGACGCCGAAAACGTTGCGGACCGAGATCGGTGAAGTGACGGTCCAGATTCCGAGGGATCGGCAGGGAACTTTCGAGCCGGCGATCGTGCCGAAATATCAGCGTCGCATCGCGGGCTTCGATGAGGCCGTCGTCTCGCTATATGCGAAAGGGCTCACGACCGGCGATATCCAGGCCCACCTCTCCGACGTGTATGGGCAAGATATCTCCCGGGAGCTGGTGTCGAAAGTCACCGACCGGGTCGTGGCCGACATGGAGGTGTGGCAGGCAAGGCCCCTGGATCCGGTGTATCCAGTGATCCTCATCGACGCGATCGTGATGAAGGTTCGGGATGGGCAGGTCGGCAACCGACCCGTGTATGTGGCGCTCGGAATCGATCTTGATGGCCATCGCGACGTTCTGGGCATGTGGGTTGGACCGACCGGTGGTGAGGGATCGAAGCAATGGATGAACATGCTCACCGAGCTGAAGAACCGCGGCGTCGCCGATGTCCTGTTCGTCTGTTGTGACGGGCTGAAGGGCCTGCCGGACTCGATCCTCGCGACCTGGCCGATGGCGACCGTTCAAACTTGTGTCGTGCATTTGGTGCGCAACAGCCTGCGGTTCGCGTCCAGGAAGTATTGGAAACCGATCGCGGAGAGGTTGAAGCAGGTCTACCAGGCGCCGACGGTGAAGGCGGCAGAGCAACGCTTCGACGAGTTTGCGAAGGAATGGGAACCCATCTACCCGGCGATGATCGCGATGTGGCGGCGGTCGTGGGGTGAGTTCACCCCGTTTCTCGACTACCCGTTAGAGATCAGGAAGCTCATCTATACGACAAACGGGATCGAGTCGTTGAACGCGAGATTCAGAGCCGCGACCAGGCGTCGCGGCCACTTCCCCAACGAACAATCCGCACTGAAAGTGATGTATCTCGCGATCATCGAACGACGCCACAACCGGGCCAATCCGACAGGCGAGATCAACGGGTGGAAAGCTATTCTTAACACCCTCGCAATGACCTACGGCGACCGCCTAGGACTCAACTAG
- a CDS encoding dihydrofolate reductase family protein codes for MIDPFTVLFGDPIGTPSLPKSARDIYGGDWVPLDPSERPYIFSNFVMSRDGRISFNEPGQSGGGEVSGFNAHDRWVMALLRSRADAVLVGDNTLRTSPEHRWTAEYIYPEDLPFFEAVRANDGRTGHPTQIFLSLEGDLDPRSEALKRPDLAVIVATTSRGAERARKTAATGPFTVLALGDEAVDLPKLVRVLRREHGIGNLLLEGGPRVYGGFIAADLVDDEFLTLSPVVIGGGELTARPGLIEGQAFTPERHPTSIPLTLRKAGDHLFLHSRFRYPATPDL; via the coding sequence ATGATCGACCCGTTCACTGTTTTGTTCGGTGACCCAATCGGCACGCCGTCGTTGCCGAAGTCTGCACGAGACATCTACGGCGGAGATTGGGTGCCGCTCGACCCCAGCGAACGGCCATACATCTTCTCAAACTTCGTCATGTCGAGGGATGGCCGAATCTCGTTCAACGAGCCGGGACAATCCGGAGGCGGCGAAGTCAGCGGCTTCAACGCGCACGATAGATGGGTCATGGCCCTACTGCGTTCACGAGCCGACGCGGTACTGGTCGGCGATAACACCCTGCGCACAAGTCCCGAACACCGATGGACAGCCGAGTACATTTACCCCGAAGATCTCCCGTTCTTCGAAGCGGTGCGGGCCAACGATGGCCGAACAGGGCACCCAACCCAAATTTTCCTCTCACTTGAGGGCGATCTCGATCCGAGAAGCGAGGCGCTGAAACGACCAGACTTAGCGGTCATCGTAGCGACCACATCGCGGGGGGCCGAGCGGGCGCGAAAAACTGCGGCGACAGGTCCGTTCACGGTGCTCGCACTTGGCGATGAAGCGGTCGATCTCCCCAAGCTGGTCCGGGTCCTGCGGCGCGAGCACGGTATCGGCAACCTGCTTCTTGAGGGAGGCCCGCGAGTGTACGGCGGATTCATCGCCGCCGACCTTGTCGACGACGAATTCCTGACACTGAGCCCTGTCGTGATCGGCGGCGGAGAGCTCACTGCCAGGCCTGGACTCATCGAAGGTCAAGCATTCACTCCCGAACGGCATCCCACATCAATACCACTTACCCTGCGAAAAGCGGGCGATCACCTATTTCTGCATTCACGATTCCGCTACCCCGCCACGCCCGACCTATAG
- a CDS encoding EamA family transporter: MSNFTTVLLLASPAALLVAVVAALVRPGNVSVAGIVWGTVAGIVGGAALPVAYRALARGPIGVVASVIACTSTVALGVAGIVTDGPPPLVVWAGMALSVIAIVLFAERPRKASKAETADPTSELRSAVSMAIIAGLGFAGFTFLMSIAQRDDNGPWSLVAARTAVLAVAVSLPFITGPVTRPTWKVSATSLSAGVLDVTGNLLLLAALATTPLITVAIIGATSPGIAALGAALLLRERLNRYQILGLILAAGGAALAAGA, translated from the coding sequence ATGAGCAATTTCACGACGGTACTGCTGCTCGCCTCGCCCGCGGCTCTATTGGTGGCCGTCGTGGCAGCACTTGTACGACCAGGGAACGTCAGCGTCGCAGGCATTGTCTGGGGAACAGTCGCGGGAATCGTCGGCGGGGCCGCACTTCCAGTCGCCTATCGAGCGCTCGCCCGCGGTCCCATCGGAGTAGTTGCCTCAGTCATCGCGTGCACCTCAACCGTCGCTCTCGGCGTGGCGGGAATAGTGACGGACGGGCCCCCACCACTCGTCGTGTGGGCAGGAATGGCGTTGTCCGTCATCGCCATTGTGCTTTTCGCTGAACGACCCCGGAAAGCCAGTAAAGCTGAGACCGCCGACCCAACCAGCGAACTCCGCTCTGCCGTATCGATGGCAATCATCGCCGGGCTCGGCTTCGCCGGATTTACTTTCCTCATGTCAATAGCGCAACGCGATGACAACGGACCGTGGTCGCTGGTCGCAGCTCGCACCGCAGTACTCGCTGTGGCTGTTTCGCTCCCCTTTATCACCGGACCAGTTACTCGTCCAACCTGGAAAGTGTCGGCGACATCCCTGTCTGCGGGGGTACTTGACGTGACAGGAAATTTGCTTCTTCTCGCAGCCCTTGCCACCACCCCGCTGATAACCGTGGCAATTATCGGCGCAACATCCCCGGGAATCGCAGCGCTCGGTGCAGCTCTCCTTCTCAGAGAACGACTAAACCGATACCAGATACTGGGGCTTATCTTGGCCGCCGGTGGCGCCGCACTGGCTGCCGGCGCTTGA